The following are from one region of the Tistrella mobilis genome:
- a CDS encoding TolC family protein, whose translation MLAGAAAAAVFTFDAGLASAMVDETAPAAEPALPGMPVLPPLPLPGAFRDAPVPVALAPDDWARFRDRLLTVAADHPRRAVAAARIDAARGRLGETRAGQYPAVDIGLDTSRRLADHGVDTLDSRIRGSDDRSDVVLTARQLLYDGGATFDRIDGARARVSAARNEDRDEAALLIRDAVIAHLDVLEARTRLDLARAEADAYRALEARIAERLDLGGGTRGDGLRIAARLSEALATEAAQSRALDTAAEAYLELYGQEPPAGLILPPRPDAPREVQEAIGLIDGTSPALAARRDAERAARFDVDAADAEDWPELSLQVQGRRYDVFDDGRESDLVGRVVVSLPLYDGGARDGRQAQARAAMRAAEADTARIRRMLTRDVSAAVAVRAARDAELGALMSALEANEHARAIFRDEFEAGQRDLLDLIEVERDYHLAAARLVSGRVEAERAHWRLLEASGALGGAVGLLSLARQGDDE comes from the coding sequence GTGCTGGCCGGCGCCGCGGCGGCGGCGGTCTTCACCTTCGATGCGGGTCTCGCATCCGCCATGGTCGACGAGACGGCGCCGGCGGCGGAGCCGGCCCTGCCGGGCATGCCCGTGCTGCCGCCGCTGCCGCTGCCCGGCGCCTTCCGCGACGCGCCGGTTCCGGTCGCCCTTGCACCGGACGACTGGGCGCGCTTTCGCGACCGGCTGCTGACCGTTGCCGCCGATCATCCGCGCCGCGCGGTGGCGGCGGCCCGGATCGATGCCGCCCGTGGCCGGCTGGGGGAAACCCGTGCCGGCCAGTATCCCGCGGTCGATATCGGCCTCGACACCTCGCGCCGGCTGGCCGATCACGGCGTCGACACGCTCGACAGCCGGATCCGCGGCTCCGACGACCGCAGCGACGTGGTGCTGACCGCGCGCCAGTTGCTCTATGACGGCGGTGCCACCTTCGACCGGATCGACGGCGCCCGCGCCCGGGTCTCCGCCGCCCGCAACGAAGACCGGGACGAGGCGGCCCTGCTGATCCGCGATGCGGTGATCGCCCATCTGGACGTGCTGGAGGCGCGCACCCGGCTCGATCTCGCCCGTGCCGAGGCCGATGCCTATCGCGCGCTCGAAGCCCGGATCGCCGAGCGTCTGGATCTGGGCGGCGGCACCCGCGGCGACGGGCTGCGCATCGCCGCCCGGCTGTCCGAGGCGCTGGCGACCGAGGCCGCGCAGAGCCGGGCGCTCGACACCGCCGCCGAAGCCTATCTGGAACTCTATGGCCAGGAACCGCCGGCGGGGCTGATCCTGCCGCCCCGGCCCGACGCCCCGCGCGAGGTGCAGGAGGCGATCGGGCTGATCGACGGCACCAGCCCGGCGCTGGCTGCCCGCCGCGATGCCGAGCGCGCCGCGCGCTTCGATGTCGACGCCGCCGATGCCGAAGACTGGCCGGAACTCAGCCTGCAGGTGCAGGGGCGGCGCTATGACGTTTTCGACGACGGCCGCGAAAGCGATCTGGTCGGGCGGGTGGTGGTCAGCCTGCCGCTCTATGACGGCGGCGCCCGCGACGGCCGCCAGGCCCAGGCCCGCGCCGCGATGCGCGCGGCCGAGGCCGATACCGCCCGCATCCGCCGCATGCTGACCCGCGACGTTTCCGCGGCCGTGGCGGTTCGTGCCGCCCGGGACGCCGAGCTGGGCGCGCTGATGAGCGCGCTGGAGGCCAATGAGCACGCCCGCGCGATTTTCCGCGACGAGTTCGAAGCCGGGCAGCGCGACCTGCTCGACCTGATCGAGGTCGAACGCGACTACCACCTTGCCGCGGCGCGCCTGGTGTCCGGCCGGGTCGAGGCCGAACGCGCCCATTGGCGGCTGCTGGAGGCGAGCGGCGCCCTGGGCGGGGCCGTCGGCCTGCTCAGCCTCGCCCGTCAGGGAGATGACGAATGA
- a CDS encoding Ig-like domain-containing protein codes for MTFATIPSLADLGLDDGTGELRLPGAAPLSGAGFLNATAPVADAAAHGALRRQLRRRLMRFIENRGMGLGGVALAALALAACSSDNDGPLPSAGATEARLVKDQIAGAEAFLDADGDRIRDEGEKGDVSDADGRVKIDGRDGQIVTEGGIDTTTGAVMGRLMAPEGAEVVTPLTTLLVETGDAAELLKALGLPEGTNLATFDPLAALGGAEDALARDVLAQGHMVYATLAALQAIQDGVTDMAAADRALDLLGAEIETGDPIDLTDTALIGDLLAGAAGTDADTADIARLADALAAVNDRLASEMAADPLSASARATALLAEYVLPEEIAALAGDTADASALDRLAARYGDGLDDLIIRLADVLPDVADPDAQLVAGADLYVVARGESLVVEAADDDHPLANDITLDAAGGALKLVSVGVPESMAGELVVTLDPETGAITITPALDFHGTAAFTYVVEDAAGHQAEGLVLVDVPAWRATDGDDLLLGTDGAETIDGGAGADLILPGAGDDTVFGGAGADLIVGEAGADRLAGGSGADRIVAAHQAGEAVDLFGGSGADRFIIAPREADGALDLDVTIADFSRIEGDLIDLGDLRGADGALLTIEDVLGRAQTVDGNAVIDLDGLTGTGGGAVTGHLTLAGIDAGNLGAGDFVFDAAPAWRDDLDDALGTPAAA; via the coding sequence ATGACCTTCGCCACGATCCCGTCTCTCGCGGATCTGGGCCTGGACGACGGCACCGGGGAGCTTCGGCTTCCCGGTGCCGCACCCCTGTCCGGGGCCGGCTTCCTGAACGCCACCGCACCGGTCGCCGATGCGGCGGCCCATGGCGCATTGCGTCGCCAGCTGCGCCGGCGGCTGATGCGCTTCATCGAAAACCGCGGCATGGGCCTGGGCGGTGTGGCGCTCGCCGCCCTGGCGCTCGCCGCCTGCTCGTCGGACAATGACGGCCCGCTGCCCTCGGCCGGCGCCACCGAGGCCCGGCTGGTCAAGGACCAGATCGCCGGTGCCGAGGCCTTCCTCGATGCCGACGGGGACCGCATCCGCGACGAGGGTGAGAAGGGCGACGTCTCCGATGCCGATGGCCGGGTGAAGATCGACGGCCGCGACGGCCAGATCGTCACCGAGGGCGGCATCGATACCACCACCGGCGCGGTGATGGGCCGGCTGATGGCACCGGAAGGCGCCGAGGTCGTCACACCCCTGACCACGCTGCTGGTAGAGACCGGCGATGCCGCGGAACTGCTGAAGGCGCTGGGCCTGCCCGAGGGCACGAACCTTGCGACCTTCGATCCGCTGGCGGCGCTGGGCGGGGCCGAAGACGCCCTTGCCCGCGATGTACTCGCCCAGGGCCACATGGTCTATGCAACCCTCGCCGCGCTCCAGGCGATCCAGGACGGCGTCACCGACATGGCGGCCGCCGATCGGGCGCTCGACCTGCTGGGCGCCGAGATCGAGACCGGCGACCCGATCGACCTCACCGACACCGCCTTGATCGGCGATCTGCTGGCCGGTGCCGCCGGAACCGATGCCGACACCGCCGACATCGCCCGTCTGGCCGATGCGCTGGCCGCGGTCAACGACCGGCTGGCGAGCGAGATGGCGGCCGATCCGCTGTCCGCCAGCGCACGGGCGACGGCGCTGCTGGCCGAATATGTGCTGCCCGAGGAAATCGCGGCGCTTGCCGGCGACACGGCGGATGCGTCGGCACTCGACCGGCTGGCGGCGCGCTATGGCGACGGGCTCGACGATCTGATCATCCGCCTCGCCGATGTGCTGCCGGATGTCGCCGATCCGGATGCGCAGCTGGTGGCCGGCGCCGATCTCTATGTGGTGGCGCGCGGCGAGAGCCTGGTGGTCGAGGCGGCCGATGACGACCATCCGCTTGCCAACGACATCACGCTGGATGCCGCGGGTGGCGCGCTCAAACTGGTCTCGGTCGGTGTGCCCGAGAGCATGGCGGGCGAGCTGGTCGTGACCCTCGACCCCGAGACCGGCGCGATCACCATCACCCCCGCGCTCGATTTCCACGGCACCGCCGCCTTCACCTATGTGGTCGAGGATGCCGCCGGCCATCAGGCCGAGGGCCTGGTGCTGGTCGACGTGCCGGCCTGGCGGGCGACCGATGGTGACGATCTGCTGCTCGGTACCGACGGGGCCGAGACCATCGACGGCGGCGCCGGTGCCGACCTCATCCTGCCCGGTGCCGGCGACGACACCGTCTTCGGCGGGGCCGGTGCCGATCTGATCGTGGGTGAGGCCGGCGCCGACCGGCTGGCGGGCGGTTCCGGCGCCGACCGGATCGTCGCCGCCCATCAGGCCGGCGAGGCGGTGGACCTGTTCGGCGGGTCCGGGGCCGACCGGTTCATCATCGCCCCGCGCGAGGCGGACGGCGCGCTCGATCTGGACGTCACCATCGCCGATTTCTCGCGGATCGAGGGCGACCTGATCGACCTCGGTGATCTGCGCGGTGCCGATGGTGCCCTGCTGACCATCGAGGACGTGCTGGGCCGCGCCCAGACGGTGGACGGCAATGCGGTGATCGATCTGGATGGGCTGACCGGGACCGGCGGCGGTGCCGTCACCGGCCATCTGACCCTGGCCGGCATCGATGCCGGCAATCTCGGCGCCGGGGATTTCGTCTTCGATGCAGCGCCCGCCTGGCGCGACGATCTGGACGATGCCCTCGGCACCCCGGCTGCCGCCTGA
- a CDS encoding B12-binding domain-containing radical SAM protein yields MDMPDTMIARTATAASASFGAKPTLRVGLVAYNWEADTSLALWNLVTYARRTPAIAERVTFVEHCAATPKSLMDEEAQLFFLLKWQETHNFDVVGFSCYIWNIKFVLRAAKAIKELWPQTVVIFGGQQIRGSYVPFVFDRERCADICVCNEAEVTFRDLLNSFLDGSPKLSTVGGIAYMAPDGNTDDFLIFDGSGRVPAGTAYHETAEAALIEDINDIPSPYLGGIELPHGGAFLYEASRGCPYRCSFCIWGESKGVREYEMERVEAELHNILSHHPSHIMFCDGTFNMRKERAARILEILVEHLRDGRVQPFSLLLELKLEIIDDNLARVMDELVRLNPLVTFEFGLQSASQEAAKLMRRPFTEDRFRRAWNRLSDKLKSSAIIDCIYGLPGDGIPQFMQTVDFCYSLSPHRIQAFRLSILPGSEFERQAQEHEIRYMREPNHMVYETKWLNLDQMAWVETFGFAVADLYHFHGTTIKCLLAMKDQLGVDGFSDLIRRFVDWAGRDRILGSIYAGNRPEGRWRAIDLSKPFEQFIQTRLLPDAGITDPSIRDRLHDLFRYEVTMGRVAVGGLAETPLPALSAGGGAGELAIRVELMHSRFDIPGFIMGAHGRGDIDIMDMDETDSYVAFTQKAGHQGVLVPISYRISGRMAGLIEAARRDTAAGAGLAPVLSKLVKIGIVAEATGS; encoded by the coding sequence ATGGACATGCCCGATACCATGATCGCCCGCACCGCCACCGCGGCCTCTGCGAGCTTCGGCGCGAAGCCGACCCTCCGCGTCGGTCTCGTCGCCTATAACTGGGAAGCCGACACCTCGCTCGCGCTGTGGAACCTGGTGACCTATGCCCGGCGCACGCCCGCGATCGCCGAGCGTGTCACCTTCGTCGAACACTGTGCCGCCACGCCCAAATCCCTGATGGATGAAGAGGCGCAGCTGTTCTTCCTGCTGAAATGGCAGGAGACCCACAATTTCGACGTGGTCGGCTTCTCCTGCTACATCTGGAACATCAAATTCGTGCTGCGCGCCGCCAAGGCGATCAAGGAGCTGTGGCCGCAGACGGTGGTGATCTTCGGCGGCCAGCAGATCCGCGGATCCTATGTGCCCTTCGTGTTCGATCGCGAGCGCTGCGCCGATATCTGCGTCTGCAACGAGGCCGAGGTCACCTTCCGCGACCTGCTGAATTCCTTCCTCGACGGCAGTCCGAAGCTCTCGACCGTGGGCGGCATCGCCTATATGGCGCCCGACGGGAACACCGACGACTTCCTGATCTTCGACGGCAGCGGCCGCGTGCCCGCAGGCACGGCCTATCACGAGACCGCCGAGGCCGCGCTGATCGAAGACATCAACGACATCCCCTCGCCCTATCTGGGCGGGATCGAGCTGCCCCATGGCGGCGCCTTCCTCTACGAAGCCTCGCGCGGCTGCCCCTATCGCTGTTCCTTCTGCATCTGGGGCGAGAGCAAGGGCGTGCGCGAATACGAGATGGAGCGGGTGGAGGCAGAGCTTCACAACATCCTCTCGCATCATCCGTCGCACATCATGTTCTGCGACGGCACCTTCAACATGCGCAAGGAACGCGCGGCCCGGATCCTGGAAATCCTGGTCGAGCATCTGCGCGACGGCCGGGTTCAGCCCTTCAGCCTGCTGCTGGAGCTGAAGCTCGAGATCATCGACGACAACCTGGCCCGGGTGATGGACGAGCTGGTGCGGCTGAACCCGCTGGTCACCTTCGAGTTCGGCCTGCAGAGCGCCAGCCAGGAAGCGGCGAAGCTGATGCGCCGCCCCTTCACCGAAGACCGCTTCCGCCGCGCCTGGAACCGGCTGTCGGACAAGCTGAAATCCTCGGCGATCATCGATTGCATCTACGGCCTGCCGGGCGACGGCATCCCGCAATTCATGCAGACGGTGGATTTCTGCTACTCGCTGAGCCCGCACCGCATCCAGGCCTTCCGGCTCTCGATCCTGCCCGGCTCGGAATTCGAGCGGCAGGCCCAGGAGCACGAGATCCGCTATATGCGAGAGCCGAACCACATGGTCTACGAGACCAAATGGCTCAATCTCGACCAGATGGCCTGGGTGGAGACCTTCGGCTTCGCGGTGGCCGACCTCTACCACTTCCACGGCACCACCATCAAATGCCTGCTGGCCATGAAGGATCAGCTGGGCGTCGACGGCTTCAGCGACCTGATCCGCCGCTTCGTCGACTGGGCGGGCCGCGACCGGATCCTGGGCAGCATCTATGCCGGCAACCGGCCGGAGGGCCGCTGGCGGGCGATCGACCTGTCGAAACCCTTCGAGCAGTTCATCCAGACCCGGCTTCTGCCCGATGCCGGCATCACCGATCCGTCGATCCGCGACCGGCTGCACGACCTGTTCCGCTACGAGGTGACCATGGGCCGCGTCGCCGTGGGCGGGCTTGCCGAAACACCGCTGCCGGCGCTGTCGGCCGGCGGCGGGGCGGGTGAACTCGCCATCCGTGTGGAGCTGATGCACAGCCGCTTCGACATTCCGGGCTTCATCATGGGGGCCCATGGTCGCGGCGACATCGACATCATGGATATGGACGAAACGGACAGTTACGTCGCCTTCACCCAGAAGGCCGGCCATCAGGGGGTTCTGGTGCCGATCTCCTACCGGATCAGCGGCCGCATGGCCGGGCTGATCGAGGCGGCGCGGCGCGACACCGCGGCCGGCGCCGGGCTGGCGCCGGTGCTCTCCAAGCTGGTGAAGATCGGCATCGTCGCCGAAGCGACCGGCAGCTGA
- the tmoA gene encoding 3-thiahomoleucine biosynthesis pearlin carrier peptide TmoA → MTERDATATDELEPAATEAEGTTDTTAATDTAAADGTDTVEADALEADALEADALEDFDLEDVEIIESKVFA, encoded by the coding sequence ATGACCGAGAGGGACGCCACCGCCACCGACGAGCTGGAGCCGGCCGCCACCGAGGCCGAAGGCACCACCGACACCACGGCGGCAACCGATACCGCGGCAGCCGACGGTACCGATACCGTCGAAGCCGACGCTCTTGAAGCCGACGCTCTTGAAGCCGACGCTCTTGAAGATTTCGATCTCGAAGACGTCGAGATCATCGAAAGCAAGGTTTTCGCCTGA
- a CDS encoding choice-of-anchor I family protein has translation MQLQILHASDLEGGVDAIGRAANFAALVDAFEDDYAYSITLSAGDNYLSGPFFNAAADPSFGASGVLDQVYNDLYDLADGEGYAGLGAGAGRVDISIMNVIGFDASAFGNHEFDLGTGTVGGLLTPNFGAADGVADDGWVGTQFPYLSANLDFSGDSSLRGLYTGEILTSDAFATGPEQSATSTTAPKIAPATLIEVTDPETGIVETVGVVGATTPVLGTISSPGGVDTIGTDQNDMAALARVLQPVIDEVIAQGVNKVVLVSHLQQIALEQELVKLLHGVDVVIAGGSDTILANEDDVLNPGDEAVAGYPIVTTNADGDTAVVVSTDGEYSYLGRLIVEFDDEGKVIAESVTNPDNGPVASTEENVAAAWDGDLDAAFAEGTKGDLVDDLVDAVEAVVVEKDGNILGQTDVYLDGDRADVRTQETNLGNLSADANLAAAREVDDTVMVSIKNGGGIRAGIGEVVVDDATGQVSALPPQANPVAGKDAGDISQLDIENALRFNNTLSMQTLTAAQLKAVMEHAVAASGNGATPGQFAQVGGMTFAFNPERAAGDRIETLQIVNEAGEVVDTIVSGGEVQGDASRPIRVVTLGFMQEGGDGYPFAEFAEADPDFANVVALDENNVAAGDASFAAPGSEQDALAEYLLDEHNVDNGGTAFGEAETPVSDDTRIVDLAVQTDIESRPVAADRSITVSGDDVAEGSVIAHNVWTTSSADTTAGASEIVAYDKASNRVFAVGPNGVDIIDAATGTVLGGVDLSALGGANSVSVKNGMVAVAVGAEDKTQPGTVVVMDTDGAEIGRYTVGSLPDMVTFTPDGTRILVANEGEPEDYTVGDPEGSISVIDLASGTVQTAGFTQFNDQIDALRDAGVRIFGPGSTVAQDLEPEYIAVAPDGQTAYVTLQENNAIAIVDLSGDAPVVTEIVPLGYKDHSLAGNEFDASDRDDGINIANHPVFGMYMPDSIASYAGTDGSTYLVIANEGDAREWGDYAEEERVKDLDLDPTAFPNADELQADDNLGRLTVTKELGDTDGDGDYDALYAYGARSFSILNDKGEMVFDSGASIEKIIAARYPELWDDGRSDNKGPEPEGVTVGHYGASTLAFIGLERSSAVMVFDITDPENVTFLDMIRSDGDVSPEGVLYIAAADSADGVAKLIVANEVSGTTSLYNIAAPLAVDLNGDLPVFSAGEGPEKGTVEIDENGRYSYQADAAVLGALDPGEVTTDSFEIVATDEAGNTDSSTVTVEIVGAAEGGAGDDRFQAVEGGDAHMAGAAGDDIIVGVGGDDMISTGSGADIAIGGAGRDTVMLDLDPSEIGITTMNAFDISLYNRLLAAGDAAFDADAPAYVITDLETGAQTRVQADVIAFGDRAFTVEDGVLTLSASNDEIDFGSRADKVAGGAGDDVLDGGAGDDVIAGGAGNDTVLGGAGDDQLYDDAGEDNLAGGSGDDIIAAGHQAGETVVMFGGSGADVFGLSAGEDEGIDVEGIIADFSTIEGDMIDLSGLRGADGAVLTLDDVVGMAETVDGNAVIALDGLTTTGGEAVAGSLTIAGFDAADLDAGMFVFSNGAFDEDLVAAAAAA, from the coding sequence ATGCAGCTCCAGATCCTGCACGCCTCTGACCTTGAGGGTGGCGTCGATGCCATCGGTCGTGCCGCGAATTTTGCGGCGCTGGTCGATGCCTTCGAAGACGACTACGCCTATTCGATCACCTTGTCCGCCGGCGACAACTATCTGTCGGGCCCGTTCTTCAACGCGGCCGCCGACCCGTCCTTCGGCGCAAGCGGCGTGCTGGATCAGGTCTATAACGACCTTTACGACCTGGCGGATGGCGAGGGCTATGCCGGTCTCGGCGCCGGCGCCGGCCGGGTCGACATCTCGATCATGAACGTGATCGGCTTCGACGCTTCGGCCTTCGGCAATCACGAGTTTGACCTCGGCACCGGCACGGTCGGTGGTCTGCTGACCCCGAATTTCGGTGCGGCCGACGGCGTCGCCGATGACGGCTGGGTCGGCACCCAGTTCCCCTATCTCTCGGCCAATCTGGACTTCTCGGGCGATTCGAGCCTGCGGGGCCTCTATACCGGCGAGATCCTGACCTCGGATGCCTTCGCGACGGGCCCCGAGCAGTCGGCGACCTCGACCACCGCGCCCAAGATCGCGCCGGCGACCCTGATCGAGGTCACCGACCCCGAGACCGGCATCGTCGAGACCGTCGGTGTGGTCGGCGCCACCACCCCGGTTCTCGGCACCATTTCCTCGCCGGGCGGTGTCGACACCATCGGCACCGATCAGAACGACATGGCGGCGCTGGCCAGGGTGCTGCAGCCGGTCATCGACGAGGTGATCGCCCAGGGCGTGAACAAGGTCGTTCTCGTCAGCCATCTGCAGCAGATCGCGCTGGAGCAGGAGCTGGTGAAGCTGCTGCACGGCGTCGACGTGGTCATCGCCGGCGGTTCCGACACCATCCTCGCCAATGAGGACGACGTGCTGAACCCGGGCGACGAGGCGGTTGCCGGCTACCCGATCGTCACCACCAATGCCGATGGCGATACCGCGGTCGTGGTGTCGACCGACGGCGAGTATTCCTATCTGGGCCGCCTGATCGTCGAGTTCGACGACGAGGGCAAGGTGATCGCAGAGAGCGTGACCAACCCGGATAACGGCCCGGTCGCGAGCACCGAAGAGAATGTCGCCGCCGCCTGGGACGGCGATCTGGATGCCGCCTTCGCCGAAGGCACCAAGGGCGATCTGGTCGACGATCTGGTCGACGCAGTCGAGGCCGTGGTGGTCGAGAAGGACGGCAACATCCTCGGCCAGACCGACGTCTATCTCGACGGCGATCGCGCCGATGTCCGCACCCAGGAAACCAATCTGGGCAATCTCTCGGCCGATGCCAATCTGGCGGCGGCGCGTGAGGTGGACGACACCGTGATGGTCTCGATCAAGAATGGCGGCGGCATCCGCGCCGGCATCGGCGAGGTCGTGGTCGACGATGCGACCGGCCAGGTGTCCGCCCTGCCGCCCCAGGCCAACCCGGTGGCCGGCAAGGACGCGGGCGACATCTCGCAGCTCGACATCGAGAATGCGCTGCGCTTCAACAACACGCTGTCGATGCAGACCCTGACCGCCGCCCAGCTGAAGGCGGTGATGGAACATGCGGTCGCCGCCAGCGGCAACGGCGCTACCCCGGGCCAGTTCGCCCAGGTCGGCGGCATGACCTTCGCCTTCAATCCCGAGCGCGCCGCCGGCGACCGCATCGAGACGCTGCAGATCGTCAACGAGGCGGGCGAGGTGGTCGACACCATCGTCTCGGGCGGTGAGGTGCAGGGCGATGCCTCGCGGCCGATCCGGGTCGTGACGCTGGGCTTCATGCAGGAAGGCGGCGACGGCTATCCCTTCGCGGAATTCGCCGAGGCCGATCCCGATTTCGCCAATGTCGTGGCGCTGGACGAGAACAACGTCGCGGCCGGTGATGCGAGCTTCGCGGCCCCGGGCAGCGAGCAGGATGCGCTCGCCGAATACCTGCTCGACGAGCACAATGTCGACAATGGCGGCACCGCCTTCGGCGAGGCCGAGACGCCGGTTTCGGACGATACCCGCATCGTCGATCTTGCGGTGCAGACCGATATCGAGAGCCGCCCGGTCGCGGCCGATCGCAGCATCACCGTCTCGGGCGACGACGTCGCCGAGGGATCGGTGATCGCGCATAATGTCTGGACCACCAGCAGCGCCGACACCACCGCCGGTGCCTCGGAAATCGTCGCCTATGACAAGGCCAGCAACCGTGTCTTCGCGGTCGGCCCGAACGGTGTCGACATCATCGACGCGGCGACCGGCACGGTTCTGGGCGGCGTTGATCTCTCGGCACTCGGCGGCGCCAATTCGGTCTCGGTCAAGAACGGGATGGTCGCGGTCGCGGTCGGCGCCGAAGACAAGACCCAGCCCGGCACCGTGGTGGTGATGGATACCGACGGCGCCGAGATCGGCCGCTACACGGTCGGTTCGCTGCCCGACATGGTGACCTTCACCCCCGACGGCACCCGGATCCTGGTCGCCAACGAGGGCGAGCCCGAGGACTACACCGTCGGTGATCCGGAAGGCTCGATCAGCGTGATCGACCTGGCCTCGGGCACCGTCCAGACTGCCGGCTTCACCCAGTTCAACGACCAGATCGACGCGCTGCGCGATGCCGGCGTGCGGATCTTCGGCCCGGGCTCGACGGTTGCCCAGGATCTGGAGCCGGAATACATCGCGGTCGCGCCCGATGGCCAGACCGCCTATGTCACCCTGCAGGAAAACAACGCGATCGCCATCGTCGACCTGTCGGGCGATGCGCCGGTCGTGACCGAGATCGTGCCGCTCGGCTACAAGGACCATTCGCTGGCCGGCAACGAGTTCGACGCCTCGGATCGTGACGACGGCATCAACATCGCCAACCACCCGGTCTTCGGCATGTATATGCCGGATTCGATCGCGTCCTATGCCGGCACCGATGGCAGCACCTATCTGGTCATCGCCAACGAGGGCGATGCCCGCGAATGGGGCGATTATGCCGAGGAAGAGCGGGTCAAGGACCTGGATCTCGACCCGACCGCCTTCCCGAACGCCGACGAACTGCAGGCCGATGACAATCTGGGCCGGCTGACCGTCACCAAAGAGCTGGGCGACACCGACGGCGATGGCGATTACGACGCCCTCTATGCCTATGGTGCGCGGTCCTTCTCGATCCTGAACGACAAGGGCGAGATGGTCTTCGACAGCGGCGCCTCGATCGAGAAGATCATCGCCGCCCGCTATCCGGAACTCTGGGACGACGGCCGTTCGGACAACAAGGGCCCCGAGCCCGAGGGTGTCACCGTCGGCCACTACGGCGCCAGCACGCTGGCCTTCATCGGCCTTGAGCGTTCGAGCGCGGTGATGGTGTTCGACATCACCGACCCCGAGAACGTCACCTTCCTCGACATGATCCGCAGCGACGGCGATGTCAGCCCCGAAGGCGTGCTCTACATCGCGGCAGCTGACTCGGCTGACGGCGTCGCCAAGCTGATCGTCGCCAACGAGGTGAGCGGCACCACCAGCCTCTACAACATCGCAGCCCCGCTGGCCGTCGACCTGAACGGCGACCTGCCGGTGTTCTCGGCCGGCGAAGGCCCCGAGAAGGGCACGGTGGAGATCGACGAGAACGGCCGCTACAGCTATCAGGCCGATGCGGCGGTGCTGGGCGCGCTCGATCCGGGTGAGGTCACCACCGACAGCTTCGAGATCGTGGCGACCGACGAGGCCGGCAACACCGACAGCTCGACCGTCACCGTCGAGATCGTCGGTGCGGCCGAAGGCGGCGCGGGTGACGACCGCTTCCAGGCGGTCGAGGGCGGCGACGCCCATATGGCGGGTGCGGCCGGTGACGACATCATCGTCGGCGTCGGCGGCGACGACATGATCTCGACCGGCAGCGGTGCCGACATCGCGATCGGCGGCGCAGGCCGCGACACCGTGATGCTCGACCTCGACCCCTCCGAGATCGGGATCACCACGATGAACGCCTTCGACATCTCGCTCTATAACCGCCTGCTGGCGGCGGGCGATGCGGCCTTCGACGCCGACGCCCCGGCCTATGTGATCACCGATCTGGAGACCGGCGCGCAGACCCGGGTCCAGGCCGATGTCATCGCCTTCGGCGATCGCGCCTTCACCGTGGAAGACGGCGTGCTGACCCTGTCGGCTTCGAATGACGAGATCGATTTCGGCAGCCGCGCCGACAAGGTCGCGGGCGGTGCCGGTGACGACGTGCTCGACGGCGGTGCCGGCGACGACGTGATCGCAGGCGGTGCCGGCAACGACACCGTGCTGGGCGGCGCGGGCGACGACCAGCTCTATGACGATGCCGGCGAGGACAACCTCGCGGGTGGTTCGGGCGACGACATCATCGCCGCCGGCCATCAGGCCGGTGAGACGGTGGTGATGTTCGGCGGTTCGGGCGCCGACGTCTTCGGCCTCTCGGCCGGTGAGGACGAGGGCATCGATGTCGAGGGCATCATCGCCGACTTCTCGACCATCGAAGGCGACATGATCGACCTGTCGGGCCTGCGTGGTGCCGATGGTGCGGTGCTGACGCTGGACGACGTGGTCGGCATGGCCGAGACGGTCGACGGCAATGCGGTCATCGCGCTCGATGGTCTGACCACCACCGGTGGCGAGGCGGTTGCAGGCTCGCTGACGATCGCGGGCTTCGATGCAGCGGATCTGGACGCAGGCATGTTCGTCTTCTCGAACGGCGCCTTCGACGAGGATCTGGTCGCCGCGGCGGCGGCGGCGTGA